The segment TTCCTGTAAGATAGTATACTGGTACGCCTTCTGCTACAAACTTCATCAGTTTTCTGACAACTTTCATATGTGTTTCAGGCCAGTATCTTTTACTGAATTGCCAGATATCAATGATATCTCCATTCAGGATCAGTATTTTGGGTTTGATACTTTTTAAATATTTAAGGAGTTCTTTTGCATGACAACCGTAAGTGCCCAGGTGGACATCAGAAATCACGACAATATCAACTTCTCTTTTACACATCGTCTTCATCTATGGTTAGTTCATAGGGACTGAAAAAGAAAGCTACAAGAGCGATAACACAGACAACCGTAATTACTTCTTGCATATCAGTTCAGTTTATATACACAAATGTGCAAAACTCAGGTTAACAATACATTAAGTAAATATTATGGTATAAACATTTGTTTTTTTAAGGATTAAGTCAAATAGAATTCAGGATAGTAAGCATTAGGGTTCCGGCTATATTGTGCAGGGGTTGTGTTGCAGTTTGAAGCGGTACTAAAGCGGCATTGAGCCGGGGTTGAAGTAGCTCAGGTCGGTTCAATGCCGGTTCAACCCCGGTTCAACGCTAGTTCAAACTGCAACACAACCTAGCCAAAACCTCTGCAAAACCCCAACTTTTCAGCCCAATAAAAAAGGGCTGGTGCATCACGCAACAACCCTTCTCATTTGATCAGTTAAAAATTCTTAACTCACCTTTTTTGTCTTTTTTTGATCTGTATAAACTGCAAATCCCAAACCTAATACCAACAGGATTGAACCTGCAAAGGAGATTTTCTCTCCCATATAATAAGAAGTAGGGTGGAAAATAAAGTCAATCTTATGGTTTCCAGCAGGAAGCTGTGCTGCACGTAAGGTATAATCAGCTCTGAAATAAGGTTTCTCTACATCATCGATGTACATTTTCCAGCCTTTATCATAATAGATCTCAGAGAAAACAGCAATTACATCTCTTGGCGCACTATAAGAATAAACCATATGGTCAGGATGATAGCTATCTAACTTAATCATTGCTGTTGGCCCGCCAATACCCGCTTTAGCCGTATCAATTAAGTTTTTGTACTTAATATCCACGATTGCTTCTTTCTTAGGATCAAAACTGCTGATCGCTTTCATTTCTTCATCAGAGTTTTTCACAAACTGAACCTGATCTACAATCCACGCATTGCCGGCAGCAGACTCATTGCGCTGCATTTTATAAGCACCAGACTGCTGATCCTGCGTAATAATATATTTAGTATTCAGCATGTCCAGCACATCGTGGTTGACGCTTTTGGTAAACTGATGATCAACCAACTCCTGAATACGTTTTAACCTCGCTGAGTGCGCTCCACCAACTGTTTTATGAAAATATGAAGCATCTGCACTGGTAAAAGTAGGAATAGACGTATCAAACACCCTGAAATCAGGATCTTTATCCGCTAAAATAAAAGTATCTACATCTCTTGGCTGATAATGGTTAGTCAATGAAGACGCAGGTACAAAATTCTGATTATTTAAATAACGGCGATCTATCTGCCACATATCAATCAGGATAAATAAAGCCAGTAAACCAAAAGCATACTCTGCTTTCATTTTTTTAGTGATGAATGCCCAGGTTAATCCAAATCCGATAGCGATAAAGATCAAAGTTCTCAAAGCATCAGCTCTTGCCAGTTCTGCTCTGTCTTGTATTAAAGCATTGCCAATGGTCAGCGCAACGTTTTTATCATTATTTACGGCCTGACTTAACGTATTCAGAAAAGCTTCATGATCCGAAGTTTTGAAACTGAAGAACAAAGTAGGTACAACTGCAATGATCAGGGCGAAACCACCTGTAATGCCCGCAGACCAGGTTAGTTTCTTAACCAGGTATTTCTGATCATATTGTCCGTCCTGAGCTTCCTTAACAGCTAATACAGCCAATATTGGGAACAACAGACCAACTACTGCCAGAATAGATTCTACAGCCCTGAATTTGTTGTATAACGGTACATAGTCGAAGAACAAATCAGATATAAATGGTAAGTTTTTACCAAATGATAAGAAAAGGAATAAGATTGTAGTCGCTAAGATCCACCATTTGATACGGTTACGAACAATAAATAACCCGAATACAAATAATAAACATACAATCGATCCGAAATAATAAGGGCCTGCTGTACCTGGCTTATCTCCCCAGTATACCGGCATTTGCGCTGCAAAACCAGCCGCCTGCTCAGGTGAAGCACCTACAGTTTCAATCGCTTTAGCTACATTTGATTTAGCATCCAGACGATTTGTTCCACCACCATATAAATTAGGGATTAAAAAGGTGAAAGATTCACTTACACCCTGGCTCCACTGATAAGCATAGTCCTTTGGAAGACCACTATCTGGTTCTGCTGCATCAGCAGTCAGGTTAGATTTACCACGGATAGTTTCTTTTCCATATTCATAAGTCGTCCACAGGTTACTCGCATTTACCATTACTGAAAGCAGTACGGCCATTCCAAGAAACCCAAGCGCTTTAGAAAGTTCTTTAGTTTTATTCGCTTTAACAGCATGGTAAATTTCTATTCCGATGTAAATTAACAGCGCTAACAGAAAATAATAAGTCATCTGGATATGGTTGGCTCTGATATTCAGGGCCAGGAAAAGTGCCGTTAAACTTGCACCCATCCAGTATTTGCCCCGCATCGTCAGAATAATCCCTGCAAGGATCGGCGCAAATAAGCCAATTGCAAGGGCCTTATTGCTATGCCCGGCACTAATAATTATAAAGTTGTAAGAAGTAAATGCGAATGCAATCGCGCCTGCCGCAGCAAGCCAGGGATTAACCTTTAATACGCAGAAAAGCAAATATGAACCTAAAAGGTACATTAAGACCGTGCCTACAGGGTTTGGTAAAACATCTGTAATCAATGCTATCCCATAAGTAGTCAGATTGAGCGGATATTGAACCCAGATCTGATAAGCCGGCATCCCGCCAAACATTTCGTTCGTCCAGAGCGGCCCTTTGCCATCTTTGGCTTTGTACTCCATGATTTCCCGCTGCATGGCTTTAGCCTGCATTACATCGCCTTGAATCGGAACCTTCCCCTGTAAAACAGGACTAAAATAGACGAAACATAAAATTACAAAAAATGCACTGATGGCTAAGTGTATGCCATTCCTTTTTAACCAATTGTTCATTAAGGTCTGTTTATATTAAACTAACCCCAAAAATATAAAATTGATACAGATTAGGAAGGAAATATATCGATTAGCGGGATATTTTTATTTAATTTCCTCGTAATCAACGAAATCACCTAGTTTATCGGCATTTCCCTGCTTAGGCTGCGGCGGTACATAGTCAATTGACAACGAGCCTTCTGGTTTAGTAGAATAGCGCTGTTGTTGTTGCTGCTGCTGTCCGGCGTAACCTGAAGACTGTTGCTGCATTTTCCCGAAGATACTTTTGACTACCATAGGAAAAACCAGTCTTAACAAAAGACGGATGATCCAGAGTATCAGTATAGTAAAAAAAAGAAATTTAATTAATCCCATTTATTTTTTCAGTTAATCTACAAATATAGACAGAATTCAATGCCGATTATTACAAAGACTGCCTGTTTGTTATATAATAATTACAATCTGTACAGAAATGTTGCTGTAATCGGCATTTAAACTCATTTAGAAGCCTAATCTTCTTCAACGATTTCTGCAACTCTTCCTATTTGCCCGTCTTCCAGACGAACTTTAATTCCACGGGAGTGAAAAGCTGAGGAAGTCAATAAGTTAGCGACTATTCCCCTGGTCAGCTTCCCGCTGCGCTGATCTTTCTTTAAAATGATTTCTACTTCTAATCCCGGATAAATATCCGATCTGTTCTTTCCGTCCATTATTTAACTTTTTGTTTACCGAATCGCTCTGCAAAAACTGTTTCCATTGCGAACATTTCATCCCGCAACCGTGCAGCCATTAAGAAATCCATATCCTTGGCTGCTTTAGCCATATCTTTACGCGTCTTATCAATTGATTTCTGCATTTCGGGTTGTGTCATATACTGCACAATCGGATCTGCCATTATACTCGCCTGATTAGTCTCTACGTAAGCATTTTTATGCTCTGTATTTGCTGAGAAGTCCAGTACAGAAGTCTGTTCCAGAATAGCTTCTCTGCTTTTTCCTACTGTTTTAGGAGTGATACCATGTTCAGCATTGTAAGCAATCTGCCGCTCTCTGCGGCGACTGGTTTCATCTATGGTTCTGGCCATGGAATCTGTTATTTTATCCGCATAAAGAATTACCCTTCCCCTGTCATTTCTTGCCGCCCTGCCGACGGTCTGAATCAATGCCCGGTCTGATCTTAAAAACCCTTCCTTATCGGCATCCAGGATCGCTACAAAAGAAACTTCCGGTAAATCCAGTCCTTCCCTTAATAAATTGATCCCGATCAGCACATCAAACTCACCTAAACGCAATCCCCTCAAAATCTCTACCCTCTCCAGTGTTTTCACTTCAGAGTGGATGTAACGGCATTTTATATTCAGCCTGTCCATGTATTTGGTCAACTCCTCTGCCATACGTTTGGTCAAAGTGGTTACCAGTACACGGTCGCCCATTTTTATAGTTTTATCAATTTCGTCCAGTAAATCATCAACCTGATTAATTGCCGGACGCACTTCAATCAGCGGATCAAGCAATCCTGTAGGACGGATCACCTGTTCGACCACAACTCCCTCAGTTTTCTGCAATTCATAATCCGCAGGTGTTGCACTTACATAAATGGTCTGCGGGGCAAGACTCTCAAACTCTTCAAAGTTTAAAGGCCTGTTGTCCAGCGCAGAAGGTAAGCGGAATCCATATTCTACCAATGACATTTTACGCGATCTGTCTCCACCGTACATCGCCCTGATTTGAGGTACAGTTACATGACTTTCATCAATGACCATCAGGTAATCTTCAGGGAAATAATCCAGCAGACAGAAAGGGCGCATACCAGGCTGACGGCCATCAAAGAACCTTGAATAGTTCTCAATACCTGAACAATAACCCAGTTCTTTCATCATTTCAATATCAAAGTTGACTCTTTCTTCCAATCGCTTGGCTTCCAGTAACTGCCTGTCTCCTATCAATTGATTTTTACGTACTTCCAGTTCTTCCTGAATTCCCCAGATCGAAGAAGTAAATCTATCTTTTGGAGTTACAAACAGATTTGCCGGATAAACGGCCATATCTTCTACTTTTTCTAATGTTTTACCAGTTACCGGATCAATAATGCTTAATTCTTCGATATCATCGCCGAAAAAAGAAATCCGGTAAGCAGTATCCAGATAAGCTGGAAAGATATCAACGGTATCACCCTTAACTCTGAATGTCCCTCTTTTAAAGTCATTGATAGTCCGTGCATATAAAATTTCAACCAGGCTATGCAGGAATGTATTTCTGGAAACCCTGGTGCCTACCGCAAACCGGAACACCGAACGGGAGAAATCTTCCGGATTTCCCATACCATAAATGCAGGAGATAGAAGAGACTACAATTACGTCCCTGCGGCCCGACATTAAGGCTGAAGTTGTTCTCAGCCTGAGTTTTTCGATCTCTTCATTGATACTTAAATCCTTTTCGATATAAGTATTGCTGCTGGGCATATAGGCCTCTGGCTGATAATAGTCATAGTAAGAAACAAAATAATTCACCTGATTTTCAGGAAAAAAGTTCTTGAATTCTCCGTATAACTGGGCAGCCAGAGTTTTATTATGGCTTAGAATCAGAGTAGGTTTCTGCGTTTGCTGAATCACATTGGCTACTGTAAACGTTTTACCAGATCCCGTTACCCCCAGTAAAGTCTGATAATTTTCATTATTGTTAACGCCTGTAACCAATTGTTCAATGGCGGCTGGTTGATCACCCGTAGGTTTATAATCTGAAACAAGTTGAAATTTCATAGCTATTCAAAGATAACAATTATTGATGTATTGGATTGTCGTGATTATATCCTAAATTTATTGGCAGCATGAAATTACTGGTATATGTTCCCATACTTACACCCAGGATTAAGTATGTTTTCAACTTTATTTTCACCGATATCCTCAAAACACAAGCAGGGTTCAGTTCGAATGTGCAGGAATTTAAGGCTTCACCGTTGCCTAAAATCACTTATTCCGACATGCCTGTTGGCGATGAGCCTTTTTTCAAGAATTCCGATTTCCTGCTTGCGCATACCATTTCGCCTCCAAATATAAAAACCACAACGTTCGGGGATATGATAGTCCCTTTTGCAGTTGATAACAGCAGTTTACCGTTTGATGTTTTCGCAGCAGCGTTTTATTTTGTAAGCCGCTATGAAGAATACCTTCCTTTTACCCCGGATACGGAAGGAAATTATCCTGCCGAAGCCAGTTTACAATCCAAACTTAAGCTGCTGGAATTCCCGGTAATAGATGGCTGGGCATTGCTGCTCAAAAACATGTTATTAAAGCGTTATCCCAAGCTGCATTTCGGACAAAAGAAATTTGAGTTCACTCCGCTGGTCTGCATGTATGATGCACCGGGGATGAGCTCGTTTAATATCTTCAGGCATGCTATTAATTTTTTAAGGAATATCCCTTTTATTTCGCGTCCCAGATCTGCTGCTCAGGCAAAGGGTAGCGGATTATCATTATTTCTGAATGAACAGCATGAAAAATACAAACTGGCTCCGGTTTACTTTTTTAAACCTTCTGCCGGGGTCGACCTGATTTGCGACCGGCAGATCAGCTTTCCAAAAAGTTATCTGCAATTGCTTAAATCGGGTGTGCTCAAAGATTACAGAATGGGTTATGATACGACCATTGGCTTCAGAGCCGGTACTTGTACGCCGTTTTTCTGGTATGATCTTCAGCTGGAGAAAACTACGCATTTACAGATTTATCCTATAGCTATCAATGATACTATTCTCTTACAGAACAGAACTTTCAATATTGATGAAACGCTTGATCAATGGGGGAAACTGATCGCAAATGTTAAATTGTTAAATGGTCATTTCTATGTGTTATGGCACAAAGAAACTTTACCAGAATTTGGTAAGGGGAAAGTTGGAAGAAGACTATACACACAATTGTTAAGCAATTTTTTATCTTTGGCGGATGATATTTGACCTGAGTAAAACAAATTCTATTGCGAATATTTTCATGGCAGAATTGCGTGATGAAACTATACAGAAGGATACAATGCGTTTCCGTAAAAACCTGGAAAGACTAGGTGAATTTTTCGCCTGGGAAATCAGCAGAAATCTACCGTATAATGATTCAGAAACACAAACTCCGTTGGGAATTGCAAAAACCAAAGCGCTGGACAGTCAACCGGTACTTGCTACAATTTTACGTGCCGGATTACCGATGCAACAAGGGATGTTGAATATCTTTGATCGTGCCGATGCAGCATTTGTTACTGCTTACCGGAAGTCAAATCCTGCGGGAACGATAGAAATTCATGTGGATTATATCTCCTCTCCTGATTTAACGGACAGAGTACTGGTTATGGTCGATCCGATGCTGGCTACTGGTTTAAGCATGGTATTGTGCTGTAAAGAACTGATGGCGAAATACAAAATTAAAGAATTACATATTGTAGCGGCTATTGCAAGTGCTGAAGGGGTAAGACATGTACGTGCAAATTTACCTCATGCTAAATTGTGGCTAGGTGCTATAGACGATGAAATGACTGTTAAGTCATATATTGTACCGGGATTAGGTGACGCAGGAGATCTTGCTTACGGAACCAAAATCTAAGTATCAAATGATCAAACATATCTTTTTTGATTTAGACCATACGATCTGGGATTTTGATAAAAATGCGAGGGAAACTTTAACTGAGTTGTATCATCAGTATGAATTGAACCTGCTTGGCCTTCCTGCCTGCGATTTATTTATAGATGTTTATACAGAAAATAATCATTCGCTCTGGGCAGAGTATCATTTGGGAAAAATCACCAAAGAAGTATTGAGGTCTGAGCGTTTCAGCAGAACTTTCGTTCAGCTGGGCATAGCTCCGGATTTACTTCCACATGGATTTGAAGCGGATTATGTGAATCAAAGCCCAAGAAAAAAGAACTTATTCGAAGGATCGGAAAAAGTGCTGGCTTATTTACAGCAGAAATATACGTTACATATTATCTCTAATGGGTTCAAGGAAACTACGCTGACTAAAATGGCTACTTGTAATTTAAATCCATATTTTTCGAATGTAATTATTTCTGAAGATGTGGGTGTGAATAAGCCTGATCGTGCTATTTTCGAATATGCACTGCAAAAGGCTGGTGCCAAAAAACAAGAGAGTATTATGATTGGTGATAGCCTGGAAGCAGATATCCGCGGTGCGCAGGATTTCGGGATTAAAGCTATTTTCTTTAATCCCTTAAATATCGCCCAGCCTGCTGATGTGGAATGGCAAATATTACACCTGGAAGAATTAATGCAACATTTTTAGCAATTTGCTGTTTTAACCGGAATAGCTGTTTAAATTCAGGTTATTATTAAACTGATAACCTGAATTTAATTTAACCAAACCTACAAGCTAGCCTATGCGCAATTCTTCCGTTTTTTCTTTGCTGAAAGATATTTCAGCAAAATACCATGATTTTTTACGGGAGGTTCCTGACGATCAGTTTCAATTGACTCCGCCTATTGGGGGATGGTCGTATAGTGAAGTATATTCACATATTTTTGATATCAGCATTCTGACACTTAAAGAGGTTGAGCATTGCATCAAGGGCGAGGGAAAAATAAAACCTACCGCTTTTATAGTCAAAGTGATCTTGTTTTTCGGAAGTTTCCCACCAAACGCAAAGTATAAAGTGCCCAAAGCATTGGTTGGAAGGGAACGGAAAATCACGAAGGAAGCCGCTGCTGCTTTTATACAGAAATTCCTGGAAGAGCTGGATATTGTTTACAGTCAGCTTCATCTGGCAGATCCCGCACTTAAAACGCTTCATCCACGTTTAGGTTATTTAAATGCATCACAATGGTTTCGTTTTATGGAAATCCATTTAAAACATCATTTGAAACAATTAAAGCGAATTGAGAAGAGTTTTTAATTTCACATCTTTGCGCGGATGAAATTACCGGGTTTAAAAGGTTTTGACGAGGAAGCGTTTAACAAGTATTTTAAAAATACGGGTTGGCTGATGTTTGGGAAGATTCTGAGCATGGTAGTTGGCTTTGTCATTGCGCGGTATCTTCGTGCTTCTTCTTTTGGGGAACTTAGTTTTGCGGATGCTTTTACGATGATTATTGCTGCTGTTGGTGCTTTAGGGCTGGACACTTTTATCATCCGTGAAATTTTAAATGAGCCAGGTAAGAAGGATGAGATTTTAGGTACTTCTTTATTGATGCGTTTAGGGGTAAATGCGTTATTGATCCCTATTACGGTTGGTATTTACTTGCTTTTCCATAATTATTCTGAAAAACCGGGAGATTCTCTGACCTGGATTATTTTAATCTTGTCTTTTGCTTCTTTTTTCAAGTCGTTCAATGTGATTGA is part of the Pedobacter cryoconitis genome and harbors:
- a CDS encoding DUF7033 domain-containing protein, whose amino-acid sequence is MKLLVYVPILTPRIKYVFNFIFTDILKTQAGFSSNVQEFKASPLPKITYSDMPVGDEPFFKNSDFLLAHTISPPNIKTTTFGDMIVPFAVDNSSLPFDVFAAAFYFVSRYEEYLPFTPDTEGNYPAEASLQSKLKLLEFPVIDGWALLLKNMLLKRYPKLHFGQKKFEFTPLVCMYDAPGMSSFNIFRHAINFLRNIPFISRPRSAAQAKGSGLSLFLNEQHEKYKLAPVYFFKPSAGVDLICDRQISFPKSYLQLLKSGVLKDYRMGYDTTIGFRAGTCTPFFWYDLQLEKTTHLQIYPIAINDTILLQNRTFNIDETLDQWGKLIANVKLLNGHFYVLWHKETLPEFGKGKVGRRLYTQLLSNFLSLADDI
- a CDS encoding YwbE family protein, translated to MDGKNRSDIYPGLEVEIILKKDQRSGKLTRGIVANLLTSSAFHSRGIKVRLEDGQIGRVAEIVEED
- a CDS encoding DUF4834 family protein, translated to MGLIKFLFFTILILWIIRLLLRLVFPMVVKSIFGKMQQQSSGYAGQQQQQQQRYSTKPEGSLSIDYVPPQPKQGNADKLGDFVDYEEIK
- the uvrB gene encoding excinuclease ABC subunit UvrB — protein: MKFQLVSDYKPTGDQPAAIEQLVTGVNNNENYQTLLGVTGSGKTFTVANVIQQTQKPTLILSHNKTLAAQLYGEFKNFFPENQVNYFVSYYDYYQPEAYMPSSNTYIEKDLSINEEIEKLRLRTTSALMSGRRDVIVVSSISCIYGMGNPEDFSRSVFRFAVGTRVSRNTFLHSLVEILYARTINDFKRGTFRVKGDTVDIFPAYLDTAYRISFFGDDIEELSIIDPVTGKTLEKVEDMAVYPANLFVTPKDRFTSSIWGIQEELEVRKNQLIGDRQLLEAKRLEERVNFDIEMMKELGYCSGIENYSRFFDGRQPGMRPFCLLDYFPEDYLMVIDESHVTVPQIRAMYGGDRSRKMSLVEYGFRLPSALDNRPLNFEEFESLAPQTIYVSATPADYELQKTEGVVVEQVIRPTGLLDPLIEVRPAINQVDDLLDEIDKTIKMGDRVLVTTLTKRMAEELTKYMDRLNIKCRYIHSEVKTLERVEILRGLRLGEFDVLIGINLLREGLDLPEVSFVAILDADKEGFLRSDRALIQTVGRAARNDRGRVILYADKITDSMARTIDETSRRRERQIAYNAEHGITPKTVGKSREAILEQTSVLDFSANTEHKNAYVETNQASIMADPIVQYMTQPEMQKSIDKTRKDMAKAAKDMDFLMAARLRDEMFAMETVFAERFGKQKVK
- the upp gene encoding uracil phosphoribosyltransferase, which gives rise to MIFDLSKTNSIANIFMAELRDETIQKDTMRFRKNLERLGEFFAWEISRNLPYNDSETQTPLGIAKTKALDSQPVLATILRAGLPMQQGMLNIFDRADAAFVTAYRKSNPAGTIEIHVDYISSPDLTDRVLVMVDPMLATGLSMVLCCKELMAKYKIKELHIVAAIASAEGVRHVRANLPHAKLWLGAIDDEMTVKSYIVPGLGDAGDLAYGTKI
- a CDS encoding YjjG family noncanonical pyrimidine nucleotidase, which translates into the protein MIKHIFFDLDHTIWDFDKNARETLTELYHQYELNLLGLPACDLFIDVYTENNHSLWAEYHLGKITKEVLRSERFSRTFVQLGIAPDLLPHGFEADYVNQSPRKKNLFEGSEKVLAYLQQKYTLHIISNGFKETTLTKMATCNLNPYFSNVIISEDVGVNKPDRAIFEYALQKAGAKKQESIMIGDSLEADIRGAQDFGIKAIFFNPLNIAQPADVEWQILHLEELMQHF
- a CDS encoding DinB family protein, with the protein product MRNSSVFSLLKDISAKYHDFLREVPDDQFQLTPPIGGWSYSEVYSHIFDISILTLKEVEHCIKGEGKIKPTAFIVKVILFFGSFPPNAKYKVPKALVGRERKITKEAAAAFIQKFLEELDIVYSQLHLADPALKTLHPRLGYLNASQWFRFMEIHLKHHLKQLKRIEKSF